A genomic stretch from Chitinophaga agri includes:
- a CDS encoding beta strand repeat-containing protein: protein MKILNCRSGLLGLCVMLLPALTHAQQLKLGAAPTVIEKSALLELNSDKQGLLMPRVSNYGVAPLNAAPDGMIIYYVPDKMLYIRKNGVWRKLIDETTTTGITSVNGQTGPAVTLTTNDISESVNLYYTDARARAAFSAGTGISLTGGGVISALNTSALWNASQLQGRNVSNNTPNNNDVLTWDNGTGRWIPKAPTAGSAGTVTSVGLSMPSIFNVTNSPVTSTGTLTAAFNDQARNLVFAAPSWGTGQPSFRALDASDIPGLDASKINSGVLPVARGGTGINYLGSAKDVMKVKADGSGIEWSNDYVALTSTPNFNGDVTATGNFYSVNTSLVNVGTAGTYTKVTTDAKGRVTYGTTLAAGDIPNLDAAKITTGVFPIARGGLGINYYGTAGQSIRVNSAANGFEYYTPAASSTTITLTGDATGSGTTSIPVTLANSGVTAGTYTKVTVDAKGRVTTGSALAATDLPAGSGNYIQNISAGIQTANFSISGNGTIGNNLSLTSMTAGSILFAGASGLVSQKNTNLFWNNTTNRLGIGTNAPNNTLEVAGTTAATGISGLRLKDLNAATVQAYNSKVLSINNNGDVIVTQNAAANNWLISGNSGVDANNQFLGTTDDNRMVIRSNNTPLLEFGRRQTLGLTEGYTDYTDNDEMVTYMRSALQFSVPASVSFYKPKMWTTADGNFRMKGSSAGTDYFEFGATGTNNNGGFEFIIGDDGDEPIVFKSYTYAPSPGTFTEIMRLQNNNVGIGLAGATPAKRLHIDANNDVLRIANLPSGSGSPLVINSNGDVSVGTAGSGSTTTLTVGTNGNGPTLTASNNNGANTNLNIGTATFIRVSASGDFTINSIAGGTDGRMITIFNASGNDMTIANQGGGTDINRINTMGNTIKTNGQGSVSLIYSGADSRWIVTSFVQ from the coding sequence ATGAAAATATTGAATTGTCGCAGCGGTCTACTTGGATTGTGTGTGATGTTACTACCCGCTCTTACACACGCTCAGCAATTGAAGCTGGGAGCTGCTCCTACCGTGATCGAGAAATCTGCATTGTTAGAACTGAACAGTGATAAACAGGGTTTATTAATGCCCCGTGTAAGTAATTACGGCGTTGCGCCATTGAACGCTGCACCTGATGGTATGATCATTTACTATGTTCCTGATAAAATGCTCTACATCAGGAAAAATGGTGTGTGGAGAAAACTGATCGATGAAACAACTACCACTGGCATTACATCGGTGAATGGACAAACAGGTCCTGCCGTAACATTAACCACCAACGATATTTCTGAGTCTGTAAACCTGTATTACACAGATGCAAGGGCAAGGGCCGCATTCAGTGCCGGTACTGGTATCAGCCTTACTGGAGGTGGAGTGATCTCCGCTTTAAATACTTCTGCGCTCTGGAACGCTTCCCAACTCCAGGGAAGGAATGTTTCCAATAATACGCCTAACAATAATGATGTATTAACCTGGGATAACGGAACGGGTAGATGGATTCCCAAAGCGCCGACGGCCGGCAGTGCCGGAACTGTGACATCAGTAGGATTATCTATGCCTTCCATATTCAACGTAACAAATAGTCCGGTGACCTCAACCGGTACCTTAACGGCTGCTTTCAATGATCAGGCCAGAAACCTGGTATTTGCTGCTCCTTCATGGGGTACCGGACAGCCGTCTTTCAGAGCGCTTGACGCGAGCGATATCCCTGGCCTCGATGCGTCAAAGATCAACAGTGGTGTGCTGCCAGTGGCGAGAGGAGGTACTGGTATCAACTACCTCGGTTCCGCCAAAGATGTGATGAAAGTAAAAGCAGATGGTAGTGGTATTGAATGGTCAAATGACTATGTAGCTTTGACCTCTACACCCAACTTTAACGGTGATGTCACAGCTACAGGCAACTTTTATTCTGTGAATACTTCACTTGTGAACGTTGGTACTGCCGGTACCTATACCAAAGTAACCACCGATGCGAAAGGGAGGGTCACATATGGTACCACACTGGCCGCTGGTGACATCCCGAACCTGGATGCTGCTAAAATAACGACTGGTGTTTTCCCTATTGCAAGAGGTGGTCTGGGTATTAACTACTACGGAACCGCCGGACAATCGATCAGAGTAAACAGCGCCGCCAACGGTTTTGAATATTATACGCCTGCTGCATCTTCCACTACCATTACCTTAACCGGTGATGCAACTGGTAGCGGTACGACCAGTATTCCTGTAACACTGGCAAACAGTGGTGTCACCGCCGGCACCTATACTAAAGTAACTGTAGATGCCAAGGGACGCGTGACTACAGGTAGTGCTTTAGCCGCTACTGATCTGCCTGCAGGTTCGGGTAACTATATCCAGAATATCAGCGCCGGCATACAGACGGCTAACTTCTCCATCAGTGGTAACGGTACTATAGGAAATAACCTCTCGCTGACATCTATGACAGCTGGTTCTATATTGTTCGCGGGCGCCAGCGGACTGGTATCTCAAAAGAATACGAACCTTTTCTGGAACAATACGACTAACCGCCTGGGTATAGGAACCAATGCTCCCAACAACACATTGGAGGTAGCAGGTACTACTGCTGCTACCGGCATATCAGGCCTGCGTTTAAAGGACCTCAACGCTGCAACGGTACAGGCCTACAACAGTAAGGTATTGTCGATTAACAACAACGGCGATGTGATCGTTACGCAGAATGCGGCAGCGAATAACTGGCTGATCAGTGGTAACAGTGGTGTTGATGCCAATAACCAGTTCCTTGGTACTACTGATGACAATAGAATGGTGATCAGGTCCAATAACACGCCATTGCTGGAATTTGGACGCAGACAAACATTGGGTCTCACAGAAGGCTATACAGATTATACCGATAACGATGAGATGGTAACGTATATGCGTTCCGCACTACAGTTTTCGGTGCCTGCATCAGTAAGCTTCTATAAACCAAAGATGTGGACAACTGCAGACGGGAACTTCCGTATGAAAGGTAGTTCTGCCGGAACAGATTATTTCGAATTTGGTGCAACCGGTACGAACAATAACGGCGGATTTGAATTTATCATCGGGGATGATGGCGATGAGCCGATTGTTTTCAAAAGCTATACCTATGCACCTTCTCCGGGAACATTCACTGAGATCATGCGTTTGCAGAATAATAACGTGGGTATTGGTCTGGCAGGTGCCACTCCGGCAAAACGTTTACACATAGACGCTAACAATGATGTACTACGTATCGCCAACCTGCCTTCTGGTAGTGGTTCTCCACTGGTTATTAACAGCAATGGCGATGTGAGTGTTGGTACTGCGGGTAGTGGAAGTACCACGACCCTGACGGTTGGTACCAATGGTAACGGTCCGACGTTAACAGCCAGTAACAACAACGGTGCTAATACGAACCTGAATATCGGCACGGCTACCTTTATCCGGGTTTCTGCCAGTGGTGATTTTACGATAAACAGTATTGCAGGTGGAACGGATGGCCGTATGATCACTATTTTCAATGCTTCTGGTAACGATATGACCATTGCAAACCAGGGTGGAGGAACCGACATTAACAGGATCAATACAATGGGCAATACCATCAAAACAAATGGTCAGGGCTCTGTGAGCCTGATCTATTCTGGTGCTGATAGCAGATGGATCGTTACATCTTTTGTTCAATAA
- a CDS encoding beta strand repeat-containing protein, with product MKSVIRNTSRTLVLAGGITLAATAANAQMKIGDNPSQITKSAILELNSTKQGLLLPRVPNFTAIDAAIGTDPVDGMIVYLASGTPANDGVYMRRAGAWVKIASAGDAMANWSLKGNAGTTATDYIGTSDAQPLSIRTNATEAIGVQTDGQLKFAAVNVNNALLDVLLLNPTTGIVSKRSLPQTAFNSLLANIKTSADSANAQFNVTEDAATGQITVNAPILAPSTTATYGFLKKSDWDKLQALSSGTNMTIADFITTVAAAEANRGGRITYDAATASYKLELVAAGATQAGIVTTGTQTFGGDKTFNGATTVGNTLNVTGATTLSNTLAVTGTSTLTGATTVGSTLDVTGNTNLGGTLTVSGASTLNTLAVTNATTLNGPVTLNSVANAATAASYDVLVREGSAVTKRPFDLDAISKAIRTINAGTGTTDNVNVAFKTDSVGTNFDIQATANDVSFNLPNASAVDASHTAAQRGVVSTGNQSFAGNKSFAAGVAVGSAAPANSTLEVNGSVQMKIYKTTGSYTVTANDNTILADATGGSLTITLPAPTAAIAGRIYTIKKIGTGDINNTVRILPTTATIEGGADYMIYNDWTFVTIQTDGTNWYIIRK from the coding sequence ATGAAATCAGTTATACGTAACACTTCCCGTACGCTTGTTCTGGCTGGTGGTATCACCCTCGCAGCTACAGCGGCTAACGCTCAGATGAAAATCGGTGATAATCCGTCCCAGATCACTAAATCAGCGATACTCGAGTTGAATAGTACCAAACAGGGTCTCCTGCTGCCAAGGGTACCCAACTTCACCGCTATTGATGCCGCTATAGGGACTGATCCCGTGGATGGTATGATCGTATACCTGGCCAGTGGTACTCCCGCTAATGACGGAGTATATATGAGAAGAGCAGGGGCCTGGGTGAAGATCGCCAGTGCCGGTGATGCTATGGCCAACTGGAGCCTCAAAGGTAACGCAGGTACTACGGCTACTGATTATATCGGAACTTCTGATGCGCAGCCGCTCTCTATCCGTACCAACGCAACTGAAGCTATCGGTGTACAGACTGACGGACAGCTGAAGTTTGCCGCTGTTAATGTAAATAATGCGCTGCTGGACGTATTATTGCTGAATCCCACTACTGGTATCGTTTCTAAGAGATCTCTGCCGCAAACCGCTTTCAATAGCCTGCTTGCCAATATCAAAACCAGCGCCGACTCTGCTAATGCGCAGTTCAACGTAACTGAAGATGCTGCTACCGGGCAGATCACTGTAAATGCGCCGATCCTGGCACCATCTACCACCGCGACTTATGGTTTCCTGAAAAAATCAGACTGGGATAAACTGCAGGCATTGTCCAGCGGTACAAACATGACCATCGCTGATTTCATTACAACCGTAGCTGCTGCTGAAGCTAACAGAGGTGGACGTATTACCTATGATGCAGCAACTGCCAGCTATAAACTGGAACTGGTGGCTGCCGGTGCAACCCAGGCTGGTATTGTCACTACGGGTACACAAACCTTCGGTGGAGACAAGACCTTCAATGGTGCGACCACAGTAGGTAACACATTAAATGTAACAGGTGCCACCACCTTATCCAATACTTTAGCTGTAACCGGCACCAGTACACTGACCGGCGCTACCACTGTAGGTAGTACGTTAGATGTAACCGGTAATACCAACTTAGGTGGTACGCTGACTGTAAGCGGTGCATCCACACTGAATACACTGGCTGTCACTAACGCAACCACACTCAATGGCCCTGTTACGCTGAATAGCGTGGCAAACGCTGCTACTGCTGCATCTTATGATGTGTTAGTACGTGAAGGTAGTGCCGTAACCAAAAGACCTTTTGATCTGGATGCGATCTCTAAAGCGATCCGTACCATCAATGCAGGTACTGGTACTACTGATAATGTGAATGTGGCTTTCAAAACTGACAGCGTTGGCACTAACTTCGATATTCAGGCCACTGCCAATGATGTATCGTTTAATTTGCCAAACGCAAGCGCAGTTGATGCTTCTCACACTGCTGCCCAGCGAGGTGTTGTATCTACCGGTAACCAGAGCTTCGCGGGTAACAAGAGTTTCGCTGCAGGTGTAGCTGTAGGTTCTGCTGCTCCGGCTAACTCTACCCTGGAAGTGAACGGTTCCGTACAGATGAAGATCTATAAAACTACCGGCTCTTACACAGTAACTGCTAATGATAACACCATTCTGGCGGATGCAACCGGTGGTTCACTGACCATCACTCTGCCGGCTCCGACTGCTGCTATTGCAGGTCGTATCTACACCATCAAAAAGATTGGTACAGGCGATATCAACAACACAGTCAGGATCCTGCCAACTACCGCTACAATCGAAGGTGGTGCGGATTATATGATCTATAACGACTGGACCTTCGTAACTATACAAACTGATGGTACTAACTGGTACATCATCCGGAAATAA
- a CDS encoding T9SS type A sorting domain-containing protein, with amino-acid sequence MKRYLLLLCFLVLSIDTITAQQAAYIPADGKVWSFGNVAFFGDVTNDGTLGSSPASVLYFLGKQWTNGYTALLSDESTSGTSGTGGIFRFAGNKGQQIVAGGYNVAARSGASFPNLEVSNANGIILADLNDLQVRNTLQLTNGHVYLNGWNLLVGNNNPGTISGYSDQRFIVTGPETAGGFLYRAKLSNASGQVVFPVGTSARNYAPAGVRYEGSPEDFKARVFDSVYQQAIAGRILYDSVVFKSWHLGKDGTGSGLTTVALQHMDADEAAEYKVNRASSYISQFGDNSWERRTGVNDNMAPGTLTTQPMRQTATMHSRGMPGLGSDAYFTKLTSLSYSYLPADIIHFNAYRISYSLVDLVWTTSRETNNAVFEIERMLDNETSFKKIGTVATKAPGGYSTTRLEYYWQDNNPYDGWSYYRIKAVSSTGKYVYTDVREVGPLIQATVFPNPNYGQFKVTVKGIKTPLIVQIYDTWGQQIRKLEMVGQSELDIRDMPTGTYFLVLTHKESGKQAYVCKVVVIDH; translated from the coding sequence ATGAAGAGATATTTACTCCTATTATGTTTTCTGGTACTCTCAATAGATACCATCACTGCCCAGCAGGCAGCATACATTCCTGCTGATGGTAAAGTGTGGAGTTTTGGGAACGTCGCCTTTTTTGGTGATGTGACCAATGATGGGACGCTGGGCTCCAGTCCGGCGTCAGTGCTTTATTTCCTGGGAAAACAATGGACGAACGGATATACAGCACTTCTATCTGACGAAAGTACTTCAGGTACCAGCGGTACCGGCGGAATATTCAGGTTTGCAGGCAATAAAGGTCAGCAGATCGTTGCCGGTGGATATAACGTTGCTGCAAGATCAGGTGCCAGTTTCCCCAATCTGGAAGTCAGTAATGCCAATGGTATTATACTGGCAGATCTCAATGATCTGCAGGTGAGGAATACATTACAACTAACTAACGGGCATGTGTATCTGAATGGTTGGAACCTGCTGGTAGGAAATAATAATCCTGGTACGATCAGCGGATACAGTGATCAGCGTTTTATCGTTACCGGCCCTGAGACGGCTGGAGGGTTCCTGTATCGTGCAAAGCTGAGCAATGCATCCGGACAGGTGGTCTTTCCTGTAGGCACCAGTGCGAGGAACTATGCGCCGGCTGGTGTGAGGTATGAGGGTAGTCCGGAGGACTTTAAGGCAAGAGTATTTGACAGTGTATATCAACAGGCGATAGCAGGAAGGATACTGTATGACAGCGTTGTATTTAAGTCATGGCATCTTGGTAAGGATGGTACAGGTTCAGGACTGACCACTGTGGCCCTGCAGCATATGGATGCCGATGAGGCCGCAGAGTATAAGGTGAATCGTGCCAGCAGTTATATCAGCCAGTTCGGTGACAATAGCTGGGAAAGACGTACAGGCGTTAATGATAATATGGCGCCCGGTACATTGACGACACAGCCGATGCGTCAAACCGCTACAATGCATTCGAGGGGGATGCCGGGACTGGGTAGTGATGCCTATTTTACGAAACTGACTTCATTATCGTACAGTTATCTGCCGGCAGATATCATTCATTTCAATGCTTACCGCATCAGTTATTCACTGGTTGACCTGGTGTGGACAACGAGCCGCGAGACAAATAATGCTGTCTTTGAGATCGAGCGCATGCTGGATAATGAAACGTCATTTAAGAAAATAGGGACCGTTGCTACCAAGGCACCCGGTGGTTACAGTACCACCCGCCTGGAATATTACTGGCAGGATAACAATCCTTACGACGGATGGAGCTATTACCGCATCAAGGCCGTATCGTCTACTGGTAAGTATGTCTATACCGACGTAAGGGAGGTAGGACCATTGATCCAGGCTACAGTATTCCCGAATCCGAACTACGGTCAGTTTAAGGTAACTGTCAAAGGTATTAAGACACCATTGATCGTACAGATATATGATACCTGGGGACAACAGATCCGTAAGCTGGAGATGGTCGGTCAAAGTGAGCTGGATATCAGGGACATGCCTACCGGTACGTACTTCCTGGTACTGACACACAAGGAGAGCGGCAAGCAGGCGTATGTTTGCAAAGTCGTGGTTATAGACCATTGA